Proteins encoded by one window of Melopsittacus undulatus isolate bMelUnd1 chromosome 23, bMelUnd1.mat.Z, whole genome shotgun sequence:
- the YJU2B gene encoding probable splicing factor YJU2B has translation MGERKGTNKYYPPDFDPAKHRSLNKYHGSHPLRERARKLAQGILVIRFEMPFNIWCDGCKNHIGMGVRYNAEKKKVGNYYTTPIYRFRMKCHLCVNHIELQTDPAGCDYVIVSGARRKEERWDMAENQQVLPTEPEARERLASDAMFRLEHGAKDREYRERAAPGLAALQHFQSLWKDDFGINCRLRSHFREQKPPRDEPCPALGISLLPEEPQDRRVAALMALQAPLSYEARQQQKRTEISSRPWFTGDPPRKPCGGGGVGGARTPPPTRSTLGIIRRGDPPPAGPRGGAGQGGGPQSPPTTSLVADYSDSSSDGS, from the exons ATG GGCGAGCGCAAGGGCACCAACAAGTACTACCCCCCCGACTTCGACCCGGCCAAG CATCGCTCCCTCAACAAGTACCATGGGAGCCACCCTCTTCGGGAGCGCGCTCGGAAGCTGGCCCAGGGCATCCTGGTTATCAG gttcGAGATGCCCTTTAACATCTGGTGCGATGGATGCAAGAACCACATTGGGATGG GCGTCCGCTACAACGCGGAGAAGAAGAAGGTTGGGAACTACTACACGACACCCATCTACAG GTTCCGCATGAAGTGCCACCTGTGTGTGAACCACATTGAGCTGCAGACGGATCCTGCAGGATGTGACTATGTCATCGTCAGCGGCGCCCGACGCAAGGAGGAGAGATGGGACATGGCTGAGAACCAGCAGGTGCTGCCCACCG AGCCGGAGGCGCGGGAGCGGCTGGCATCCGATGCCATGTTCCGGCTGGAGCACGGTGCCAAGGACCGGGAATACCGGGAACGGGCAGCCCCggggctggcagctctgcagcacttccAGAGCCTCTGGAAGGATGACTTCGGGATCAACTGCCGCCTACGGAGCCACTTCCGG GAGCAGAAGCCGCCTCGGGATGAGCCGTGTCCTGCTCTCGGGATCTCTCTGCTGCCGGAGGAGCCTCAGGACCGGAGGGTGGCAGCACTGATGGCTCTGCAGGCCCCGCTGT CCTACGaggccaggcagcagcagaaacGCACTGAGATCTCCTCCCGACCCTGGTTCACCGGAGACCCCCCCCGGAAAccatgtgggggggggggggtggggggggcccggacccctccccccacccGCAGCACCCTCGGCATCATCCGCaggggtgaccccccccccgcaggaccccgggggggggcggggcaAGGGGGGGGCCCCCAGAGCCCCCCAACAACGTCATTGGTGGCGGATTACTCTGATTCCAGCTCCGATGGCTCCTGA
- the MRI1 gene encoding methylthioribose-1-phosphate isomerase isoform X2, whose protein sequence is MALESIRYRRGSLSVLNQLLLPERIRYERVGGAERAWTVINSMEVRGAPAIALVACLSLAVELATGADAGAGTGGDGDAGTGAAGGTGAGGDVGGDANAGAGGDADAGADTSTGAGVGAGTDGDAGTGTSTGVGVDAGTGTGVGAGTGTDGDAGTGPSPGAEVAALEAFVQQRLRFLLTARPTAVNLLREAERLQELIRGWSRSPGITAPELRERIIEHIEGLLAKDRQDNESIGAYGAQDILRRVPPGATVTILTHCNTGSLATAGYGTALGIVRTLHAQGRLRRVLCTETRPYNQGSRLTAFELCHDHIPVTLIADSAAAAAMGEHRVDAVLVGADRVAANGDTANKIGTLALALAARHNRIPFYVAAPTSSLDPMVPNGSLIPMEERPGRELTHLQGLCLAPPGIDVWNPAFDVTPHDLITGGVVTERGVFPPGDVTRALSACAARGQ, encoded by the exons ATGGCGCTCGAGTCCATCCGGTACCGACGTGGGTCCCTGTCGGTGCTGAACCAGCTGCTGCTCCCGGAGCGGATCCGGTACGAGCGGGTGGGGGGGGCGGAGAGAGCATGGACGGTCATCAACAGCATGGAG GTGCGGGGGGCGCCGGCGATCGCCTTGGTTGCGTGTTTGAGCCTGGCGGTGGAGCTGGCGACCGGAGCCGATGCCGGTGCCGGTACcggtggtgatggtgatgccGGTACCGGTGCTGC TGGCGGTactggtgctggtggtgatgTCGGTGGTGATGCCAATGCCGgtgctggtggtgatgctgaTGCCGGTGCTGATACCAGTACcggtgctggtgttggtgctggtaCCGATGGTGATGCCGGTACCGGTACCAGTACCGGTGTTGGTGTTGATGCTGGTACCGGTACCGGTGTTGGTGCTGGTACCGGTACTGATGGTGATG CCGGTACCGGTCCCAGTCCCGGTGCTGAGGTGGCAGCACTGGAAGCCTTCGTGCAGCAGCGGCTCCGGTTCCTGCTCACTGCCAGGCCCACGGCCGTGAACCTGCTCCGGGAGGctgagaggctgcaggagctgatcCGGGGCTGGAGCCGGAGCCCTGGGATCACTGCCCCGGAGCTGCGGGAGCG CATCATTGAGCACATCGAGGGGCTCCTGGCCAAGGACCGTCAGGACAACGAGAGCATTGGTGCTTATGGTGCTCAGGACATCCTGCGCCGCGTCCCCCCCGGCGCCACCGTCACCATCCTCACCCATTGCAACACCGGGAGCCTCGCTACAGCCGGTTACGGCACCGCGCTCG GCATCGTGCGGACGCTGCATGCACAGGGTCGGCTCCGGAGGGTGTTGTGCACCGAGACCCGGCCCTACAACCAGGGCAGCCGCCTGACGGCCTTCGAGCTGTGCCATGACCACATCCCTGTCACCCTCATTGCCGACAGTGCAGCCGCTGCTGCCATGGGGGAGCACCGGGTGGATG cCGTCCTGGTGGGCGCCGACCGCGTGGCCGCCAACGGGGACACCGCCAACAAGATCGGGACGCTGGCGCTGGCGTTGGCCGCGCGGCACAACCGCATCCCCTTCTATGTGGCGGCCCCGACCTCCAGCCTCGACCCCATGGTGCCCAATGGGAGCCTCATCCCCATGGAGGAGAGGCCGGGACGGGAGCTCACCCACCTGCAGGGGCTGTGCCTGGCGCCTCCTG GTATCGACGTCTGGAACCCTGCGTTTGACGTCACTCCGCATGACCTCATCACGGGCGGGGTCGTGACCGAGCGGGGGGTGTTCCCCCCCGGTGACGTCACCCGCGCGCTGTCCGCGTGCGCCGCCAGGGGGCAGTAA
- the MRI1 gene encoding methylthioribose-1-phosphate isomerase isoform X1, whose protein sequence is MALESIRYRRGSLSVLNQLLLPERIRYERVGGAERAWTVINSMEVRGAPAIALVACLSLAVELATGADAGAGTGGDGDAGTGAAGGTGAGGDVGGDANAGAGGDADAGADTSTGAGVGAGTDGDAGTGTSTGVGVDAGTGTGVGAGTGTDGDAGTGTSADAGGDTGTGPSPGAEVAALEAFVQQRLRFLLTARPTAVNLLREAERLQELIRGWSRSPGITAPELRERIIEHIEGLLAKDRQDNESIGAYGAQDILRRVPPGATVTILTHCNTGSLATAGYGTALGIVRTLHAQGRLRRVLCTETRPYNQGSRLTAFELCHDHIPVTLIADSAAAAAMGEHRVDAVLVGADRVAANGDTANKIGTLALALAARHNRIPFYVAAPTSSLDPMVPNGSLIPMEERPGRELTHLQGLCLAPPGIDVWNPAFDVTPHDLITGGVVTERGVFPPGDVTRALSACAARGQ, encoded by the exons ATGGCGCTCGAGTCCATCCGGTACCGACGTGGGTCCCTGTCGGTGCTGAACCAGCTGCTGCTCCCGGAGCGGATCCGGTACGAGCGGGTGGGGGGGGCGGAGAGAGCATGGACGGTCATCAACAGCATGGAG GTGCGGGGGGCGCCGGCGATCGCCTTGGTTGCGTGTTTGAGCCTGGCGGTGGAGCTGGCGACCGGAGCCGATGCCGGTGCCGGTACcggtggtgatggtgatgccGGTACCGGTGCTGC TGGCGGTactggtgctggtggtgatgTCGGTGGTGATGCCAATGCCGgtgctggtggtgatgctgaTGCCGGTGCTGATACCAGTACcggtgctggtgttggtgctggtaCCGATGGTGATGCCGGTACCGGTACCAGTACCGGTGTTGGTGTTGATGCTGGTACCGGTACCGGTGTTGGTGCTGGTACCGGTACTGATGGTGATGCCGGTACCGGTACCAGTGCTGATGCTGGTGGTGATACCGGTACCGGTCCCAGTCCCGGTGCTGAGGTGGCAGCACTGGAAGCCTTCGTGCAGCAGCGGCTCCGGTTCCTGCTCACTGCCAGGCCCACGGCCGTGAACCTGCTCCGGGAGGctgagaggctgcaggagctgatcCGGGGCTGGAGCCGGAGCCCTGGGATCACTGCCCCGGAGCTGCGGGAGCG CATCATTGAGCACATCGAGGGGCTCCTGGCCAAGGACCGTCAGGACAACGAGAGCATTGGTGCTTATGGTGCTCAGGACATCCTGCGCCGCGTCCCCCCCGGCGCCACCGTCACCATCCTCACCCATTGCAACACCGGGAGCCTCGCTACAGCCGGTTACGGCACCGCGCTCG GCATCGTGCGGACGCTGCATGCACAGGGTCGGCTCCGGAGGGTGTTGTGCACCGAGACCCGGCCCTACAACCAGGGCAGCCGCCTGACGGCCTTCGAGCTGTGCCATGACCACATCCCTGTCACCCTCATTGCCGACAGTGCAGCCGCTGCTGCCATGGGGGAGCACCGGGTGGATG cCGTCCTGGTGGGCGCCGACCGCGTGGCCGCCAACGGGGACACCGCCAACAAGATCGGGACGCTGGCGCTGGCGTTGGCCGCGCGGCACAACCGCATCCCCTTCTATGTGGCGGCCCCGACCTCCAGCCTCGACCCCATGGTGCCCAATGGGAGCCTCATCCCCATGGAGGAGAGGCCGGGACGGGAGCTCACCCACCTGCAGGGGCTGTGCCTGGCGCCTCCTG GTATCGACGTCTGGAACCCTGCGTTTGACGTCACTCCGCATGACCTCATCACGGGCGGGGTCGTGACCGAGCGGGGGGTGTTCCCCCCCGGTGACGTCACCCGCGCGCTGTCCGCGTGCGCCGCCAGGGGGCAGTAA
- the C23H19orf53 gene encoding leydig cell tumor 10 kDa protein homolog, with translation MAQGRPKAAAKRPRKETGTGNRGSRKGGRTIAPKKLHVIRQQKLKKRLEVAIRARIERDARQRACAAPPPPQRPAPNKGKARKGRG, from the exons ATGGCGCAGGGCAGGCCCAAGGCCGCGGCCAAGCGGCCCCGGAAGGAAACGGGAACCGGAAACCGGGGGTCACGGAAGGGAG GCCGCACCATTGCGCCCAAGAAGCTCCACGTGATCCggcagcagaagctgaagaag aGGCTCGAGGTCGCCATCCGCGCACGCATCGAGCGGGACGCGCGGCAGCGCGCATgcgcggccccgccccctccgcaGCGCCCCGCCCCCAACAAGGGCAAGGCCAGAAAGGGGCGGGGCTAA